Genomic window (Ruminococcus flavefaciens AE3010):
GCTCGTCGGCAATATTGTAAAGATCAATAAAGAAACGATTCAGCTTTTCTTCGTTCTGTTTGAGCCTTTGGAAACGTTTGTCGCAAAGAGCTTCCCATTCCTTGTACTTATCTGATATTAGGTAAGACATCTTTTTCTCCTAAAAAAGATACTTACGAGTTATTTCGGAAGCATCTGGGATTATTATATTATTCGAGAACAGGCAGATAAGCAAGAGCTCCAAGCGCAGCTGCTTTAGCCTTTGCTTCTGCAAATGAAAGCTTTTCTGTTGTAATGTAAGATAAGCCGTTCTCATTATTGTAAACTTCAACTCCGCCGATCTCAGAACCGCTTGGAACGCGGAAATACCAGTGTGAGCTAAAGTTATCAATGCTTTCAACGAATGAATTGTCGGAAGACGACTCCCATGACTGTGAGAAAACAGTTACCTTGTGCTTTACAGCTTCAATAACATCGCCCATTACCGCACTTGCAGTAGGCAGCTTACCCGCACCTCGACCGTAGAACATCGTCTGATCGATGCCGTCGCCGTAAACAAGTACTGCATTGAAAACGTCATTTACACCTGACATGATGCTGTCGTATGAAACAAGCATGGGCATTACAGACGGAAGGATCTTGCCGTTATCAAGTTTTGAAACGCAGGCAATAAGCTTGATAGCATAACCAAGCACATCTGAAGCCTCTACGTCGCAGAGCTGTATATCAGTGATACCCTTTGTGAAAACGTTCTTGGGATAAACGTGCTTGCCGAATACAAGTGAAGAGATAATACATATCTTGCGGCAGGCGTCGTGACCTTCGATATCTGCTGTAGGATCCTTTTCAGCGTAGCCAAGCTCCTGAGCGAGCTTGAGAGCTTCTGCGAAAGGCATATTGTCATTGTACATCTTTGTGAGAATAAAGTTTGTTGTACCATTAAGGATACCTGCTACCTTTGTTATATCATTGGCTGCAAGACATCTGTGGAGTGGACGAATTATAGGAATAGCACCGCCAACACTGGCTTCAAAGAAGAAGTTGCAGTTATGCTCCTTAGCTGTCTGAAGAAGAATATCACCTTTTTCAGCTACAAGCTCCTTGTTTGATGTTGAAACGCTCTTACCCTTTTCAAGGCAAGCTTTTACAAAAGTGAATGCAGGTTCAACGCCGCCCATGCACTCTGCAACAGAAACAACTTCGTCGTCATTGAGAATATCATCAAAGTTTTTGGTAAACTTGTCAGCATAAGGAGACTCAGGGAAATCTCTGAGATCAAGAATATACTTTATATCCATTTCAGTTCCTGCGTGCTTTTCGATGCTCTTTCTGTTCTTGTAAAAGAGCTCAACAACGCCCGAACCTACTACACCGTGACCTAAAACTGCAAATTTAGCTGACATAAAAGAAACCTCCGTAAATTACTCGGCAGAAAGTATCTTGACCTCCAAGACTCCGTCGAGTTCAGTAATTGAATTAAGCTTGACGAGTTCGTCGTTTGACTCGCCTGTAAGTCTGAGCGAAATATTTACCGCAGCAGCTCCGTCAACAGGGATACTCTGATTTACGGTAAGGATATTAGCATTCAGATCATGAAGAAAAACAAGAGCACTCGAAAGTACCCCGGGACTGTCGCTCAGAAGCAGATAGATATTGACTATCTTGCGATTGAAAAGCTCCTCATAGGAGAAAACGCTGTCCTTGTACTTATAATAAGCGCTGCGTGATATGCCGATACGCTTGCAGGCAGAAGCGAAGCTCTTTTCGCCCTTCTGTGCCATAAGCTTTTTTACTTCAAGGACCTTGGTAAAGACCTCAGGAAGTATTTTTGAATCGGCAACAATAAGCTGTGATTTATTATCCATAATCGAAATCACCTTAAATGTTTTTGTAAAAATAGTCCGCCAGTGGTGAACAATTGTATTCTACTTAATTACTATAACATTTTTTAAGAGTTTTGTCAAGACCAAATAATTTCAGTTTTATACGATGAAATTAGGTATCTTGACAATAAAATATCCGCAGTTGATACTGCGGATAGGTCTATTTATCATGTTTTTCCAGTATTTTCTGTCGATACTGGTATGCAGCCTGTTCCTGCTTATTATCCCCGAACTGATAATAAACATGGTCTGCGAGAGCATCTGGAAGGTACTGCTGTTTAACATAATGATCGGGAAAGTCATGAGGGTAAAGATAATGCTGTCCAACGACCTTTGCACCCTTGCCGTCGCAGTGAACATTCTGCAAATGCCGCGGAAAGTCAAGAGCGTCGCAGCTCTTTATATCTTCAAGTGCAGCATCTATAGCCATGCAGGCGCTGTTTGATTTCGGAGCTGTAGCCATGAGGATTATTGCCTCAGAAATAGGAAGCTTCGCCTCAGGAAGTCCAAGCTGCAAAGCAGAGTCCACACAAGCCTTTACTATCGGTACAGCCATAGGGTAGGCGAGACCTACATCCTCGGAAGCTATACACAGCATTCTCCTGCACAGAGAGATAATATCACCTGCGGCAATAAGACGGGCAGCATAATGCAGAGCCGCATTTTCGTCGGAGCCGCGTACAGACTTGTGAAACGCAGAAAGTATATCATAATGCTGGTCACCGTCGCGGTCATAGCGCATATTGCTGCGCTGAGCAAGAACCTCCAGCGAATCAGCAGTGACCGTCACCTTGCCGTCAGAAGCTTCACCGCAGACAACAGCAAGCTCCGCAGTATTCATAGCTTTTCGCACATCTCCGCCGCAGCTGTACGCGATCTTGTTTATGATATCATCTGAAGCCACGACCTCATAGCCGTTTTCCTCGGACATTATGCGAAAGGCTCGTTTTATGGCGGGTATGAGTTGTTCTGCAGTAACAGGCTTGAACTCGAATACGGTACTTCGGCTGATAACGGCATTATAAACGGCGAAATATGGATTTTCAGTAGTAGAAGCAATAAGAGTGATATCACCGTTTTCGATGTATTCAAGGAGACTTTGCTGCTGTTTTTTGTTGAGGTACTGTATCTCGTCAAGATAGAGGAGTATGCCGTTCTCGCTGCCGAAGGTGCCTATATCTGCAACAACGTCCTTGATATCAGACAGTGAAGCGTTAGTGCCGTTCAGCTTGTACAGTGACATACCACAGTTTTCGGCAATAATACGGGCAACAGTGGTCTTACCGACTCCCGACGGTCCGTAGAATATCATGTTGGGAACAGTACCGCTTTCGATTATTCGGCGGAGCGGTTTGCCCTCGGCGAGTATATGCTCCTGACCGACCACGTCGGCAAGAGTTTTCGGACGTATTTTATCGGCTAAAGGTGCAGACATAACGTTTCTCCTTTCATTTTACTTTGCAGGTGCGGTGATTTCAATGTGATTACCCTCTGAATCAACAAATTCAGCCACCCAGTTGTTTCCAATACGGGTTACAGGAAAGCATATCTCTTTTCCGTTAAGCTTTTCATTCAGGCAGTCAATACTTTCAACGCTGATACTTGGCAGGCAGTTGCTGCCGAAAGTGTGCAGTTCATTCTTCTTTTCATAGGCAAATAAGCCCAATCGAAAACCGTTTACATCGAAAACGCTGTAAACATCGTCTTTTTCGGTTACTTTCTGCTCAAAAAGCTCCTCGTAGAACTTTATAGCTCTTTCCATGTCTTTAACGCAAAGATAGAGCGACTTTATGTTAATTCTCATATTATGAATCAGCGATTGCCTGTTTGAATAAAACGTATCAGGGCTTCGATGTCGTCGAAATCGTCATAATCGCCGATAATGCCCTCTCTGTGGTAAACAATACCTGCTTTTTCGTTTTTTTCAAGACAGTCCAGAAGCTCATCTACGCCAAATCTTCTTGCATATTCCGCAAAAGCGCGAGCTTTTATTTTATCCGCATATAAACCTTTGCGGCAGTCTTTCGGTTCACACTCATAGCAGCCGTTTATGTTCTTTTCAATTACGCATTTTCTGTTTACGCACCATTCTGCGTCCTTGCACCATGAAAGATCAAGAAAACCGTCACGTTTGCAGCCTTTACATTCAACATTTTCAGAGCACAGGCAGCAAGCCAGTCCGCATCTGGCTATTCCGAGTTCGCGTTTCATAGTATACTCCTATAATTATAAAAATCAAGGGACGGACAGCTCGTCCGTCCCTTATTGGCTTTTGATTACTTGTAAAGTGGGAACTTCTCGCAGATAGCGTTTACGCCTGCACGGATCTCGTCAGCCTTGTTCTCGAAATCTGTAGCGCAGAGGTAGATGTACTCAGCGATCTTTTCCATTTCCTCGATGCCCAGACCTCTTGTTGTAACAGCAGGAGTACCGATACGGATACCGCTTGTTACGAAAGGCTTCTCAGGATCATTGTGGATAGCGTTTTTGTTTACTGTGATGTAAACCTCATCAAGTCTGTGCTCAAGCTCCTTACCTGTGATGCTGAAAGGACGGAGATCAACCAGCATTAGGTGGTTGTCTGTACCGCCTGAAACGAGGTTGAAGCCTCTCTTTACGAGACCGTCAGCAAGAGCCTTTGCGTTCTTGACGATTCTCTGCTGATAGTCCTTGAACTCAGGCTTGAGAGCCTCACCGAAGCATACAGCCTTAGCAGCGATAGTGTGCATCAGAGGACCGCCCTGTGTTCCCGGGAAGATGGCAGAGTTGATTTTCTTAGCAAGAGCCTCGTCGTTTGTGAGGATAAGTCCGCCTCTTGGTCCGCGGAGAGTCTTATGTGTAGTTGTTGTTGTAATATCAGCATAAGGAACAGGGGACTCGTGGCAGCCTGCTGCAACAAGACCTGCGATATGAGCCATATCTACCATGAGGAGAGCTCCTACTGAATCAGCGATCTGACGAAGTCTCTTGAAGTCAATAGCTCTTGGATAAGCACTTGCACCTGCAACGATGAGCTTTGGCTTGTGCTCATTTGCGAGAGCCTGTACTGTATCATAGTTTATCATCTCTGTCTCATCGTCGAGACCGTATGAAACAAAGTTAAAATACTTACCTGAGAGGTTAACAGGTGAACCATGTGTGAGGTGTCCGCCGTCTGCAAGGCTCATACCGAGAACTGTATCACCCGGCTGAAGAACTGCGAAATATGCAGCTGTATTAGCCTGAGCACCTGAGTGTGGCTGAACGTTTGCGAACTTAGCGCCGAAGAGCTTACATGCTCTCTCAATAGCTATAGCCTCTACCTCGTCAACGCACTGGCAACCGCCGTAGTAACGCTTTCCGGGATAACCCTCAGCATACTTATTAGTAAGAACGCTTCCCATAGCAGCCATAACTGCCGGAGAAACGATATTTTCGCTTGCGATGAGCTCAAGATTTCTCTGCTGACGAGCGAGCTCCTTGCCCATAGCTTCGCCTACAGCAGGATCATAGCTGCTAACGAAACCGATTGAATCCATAAGATCGTTGTACATTTTAAGCACTCCTTTAATAATAGTGTTCTGCGCAAAAGCATTACTTTATAATTATACATTATATTTCTATAAATTTCAATAGGAAAAACGAAAAAAGTTCATAAAAATTTTTATTAAAGCAGACAAGAAAAAATTCCTGAAAGTAGTTTGATACACTTTCAGGAATTAAATTATTTTTTGATTTTGTTTTTTATACGTATCGCAGCTTCCGTGTGCATTATCCAGTGCCGTGAAAAGGGCATTTGGATAAGTTCTCGGATATCCTTACCGCACCAGTAATCTATGAGCCAGACAGCGTTTTCATCTTTGCTCACACTGTTTGAGGCTTCAAGAGCTTTTCTACCTTCTACGGATACCTTGTTTTTTAGCATATAAAAGGGAATGCTGCTGATAATGCTTTCTGTACTGCTTTTTACATCATGTATATAACTGTACAGCTCATCAATGTCGAGCTGCATGGAAAAATCAGTTATTTCCTCTTTTACAAGCTCATTTCCTGTTGTAATGATAGGGGAGTTTATACGCTTTTGATAGCCTTCAGCAAAGAATAACTGTTCATCACTGTTTATAAGCGTATGTGCAACTATATCTTCAATACGGAATATATGCCACATGGAATAGGCGATAGTCTTACTGTGATAACCGTCTGCGTTCATAAAAGGTATAGCGTTAAAGTCTTCGCGGGACAATTCAGCTCTGAAAGAATCCATTACCTCCATGAGTTGATCCCTCAGGTTAAATAAAGCGTCAATACCACCTTTATATGTATCTTCCTTTTTGAGGAGCTGCTGCATAGTTTTATTAAGTACGGACCATTCTTTATTCATACCGATAAACCATATTATTTTTTACCGAGTATTTTATCATAATCGAAAAAGCTTTCCCAGTCCATAAACTCAGTGGTAGTAGATGTTTTGGCATAATAATTCAGTATATGAGAAGCATCACGGGCATTTACACTGCCGTCCATATTTACGTCAGCCAGA
Coding sequences:
- a CDS encoding homoserine dehydrogenase — translated: MSAKFAVLGHGVVGSGVVELFYKNRKSIEKHAGTEMDIKYILDLRDFPESPYADKFTKNFDDILNDDEVVSVAECMGGVEPAFTFVKACLEKGKSVSTSNKELVAEKGDILLQTAKEHNCNFFFEASVGGAIPIIRPLHRCLAANDITKVAGILNGTTNFILTKMYNDNMPFAEALKLAQELGYAEKDPTADIEGHDACRKICIISSLVFGKHVYPKNVFTKGITDIQLCDVEASDVLGYAIKLIACVSKLDNGKILPSVMPMLVSYDSIMSGVNDVFNAVLVYGDGIDQTMFYGRGAGKLPTASAVMGDVIEAVKHKVTVFSQSWESSSDNSFVESIDNFSSHWYFRVPSGSEIGGVEVYNNENGLSYITTEKLSFAEAKAKAAALGALAYLPVLE
- a CDS encoding ACT domain-containing protein, which codes for MDNKSQLIVADSKILPEVFTKVLEVKKLMAQKGEKSFASACKRIGISRSAYYKYKDSVFSYEELFNRKIVNIYLLLSDSPGVLSSALVFLHDLNANILTVNQSIPVDGAAAVNISLRLTGESNDELVKLNSITELDGVLEVKILSAE
- a CDS encoding replication-associated recombination protein A; translation: MSAPLADKIRPKTLADVVGQEHILAEGKPLRRIIESGTVPNMIFYGPSGVGKTTVARIIAENCGMSLYKLNGTNASLSDIKDVVADIGTFGSENGILLYLDEIQYLNKKQQQSLLEYIENGDITLIASTTENPYFAVYNAVISRSTVFEFKPVTAEQLIPAIKRAFRIMSEENGYEVVASDDIINKIAYSCGGDVRKAMNTAELAVVCGEASDGKVTVTADSLEVLAQRSNMRYDRDGDQHYDILSAFHKSVRGSDENAALHYAARLIAAGDIISLCRRMLCIASEDVGLAYPMAVPIVKACVDSALQLGLPEAKLPISEAIILMATAPKSNSACMAIDAALEDIKSCDALDFPRHLQNVHCDGKGAKVVGQHYLYPHDFPDHYVKQQYLPDALADHVYYQFGDNKQEQAAYQYRQKILEKHDK
- a CDS encoding VOC family protein, which codes for MRINIKSLYLCVKDMERAIKFYEELFEQKVTEKDDVYSVFDVNGFRLGLFAYEKKNELHTFGSNCLPSISVESIDCLNEKLNGKEICFPVTRIGNNWVAEFVDSEGNHIEITAPAK
- the glyA gene encoding serine hydroxymethyltransferase; its protein translation is MYNDLMDSIGFVSSYDPAVGEAMGKELARQQRNLELIASENIVSPAVMAAMGSVLTNKYAEGYPGKRYYGGCQCVDEVEAIAIERACKLFGAKFANVQPHSGAQANTAAYFAVLQPGDTVLGMSLADGGHLTHGSPVNLSGKYFNFVSYGLDDETEMINYDTVQALANEHKPKLIVAGASAYPRAIDFKRLRQIADSVGALLMVDMAHIAGLVAAGCHESPVPYADITTTTTHKTLRGPRGGLILTNDEALAKKINSAIFPGTQGGPLMHTIAAKAVCFGEALKPEFKDYQQRIVKNAKALADGLVKRGFNLVSGGTDNHLMLVDLRPFSITGKELEHRLDEVYITVNKNAIHNDPEKPFVTSGIRIGTPAVTTRGLGIEEMEKIAEYIYLCATDFENKADEIRAGVNAICEKFPLYK